In Apis cerana isolate GH-2021 linkage group LG5, AcerK_1.0, whole genome shotgun sequence, a single genomic region encodes these proteins:
- the LOC107994494 gene encoding rho GTPase-activating protein gacF-like isoform X2, whose product MLIYDILHKETVYHSIINDLRNYGVKYRLKKNIFKTERFEEIKHISKKIFKISLLYQPLDVVNLSSGAIVHVPVFVSQASTFLEKYITQEGLFRKAGSQLRQKELIMRLDNGGSLGEKHHAVDVANCLKTFFRDLPEPLIPYTYHDLFVHCIMLKTYCVQALLLACILLPPHHLNTLAFFMEFLKKVSLYEKQNKMSIDNLAKVIGPNIMPLQKTTMSAVQMRLELHLIVVKTLIENAESIGVLPDHITQVISMETIGSTDNELDISDHLHSKSKKKKHRSGSLTRMFNGLKKIVSKNAASEDNTYDNQKILENTDSIHISNIKSTKKRKVDYLDSPNTKKKKIADKIDKSKKIRLSLDRFVPKKPKAVNENKESCTNILNTHTNRRWSSVYNSHDSQRTYRSYSDSSSHLKLILKDNEISNDLHREYNNMFIDADVNLSDDSDEQVLSIEEDNIKYSNRHSRINSSSEELKISGNFDQKHVYSKRKLNNFETYSHFQVTSINKQSEEYVTIPKSEYEEIKNRVSAIESRLSQEFKCINTENNENNDDLLLHSVKKVQTAYEKTLEEASIENTVTADYLAKKLGKELKIRKSSEHKIIRSPSARKIGSLRRRSQEKVMSKRIRRSASWHISHGLQSYIKDQDLNNAYSHNEKIFSLNYTKDDSYLRPISTSFWEEEKNNIILNNVHNEFNNSNTCTKDHQNSVQPIKNRTNMTVRRVSSFHGNELTNAAIYSNDKIEKLKKTNSQQNMILNKTPVTKLIPRSEGKKKVMSWKDADRYFTSANQINSPIIQTGRASIAKLRTQNAGMVLAKAKLFDECTTKIYAQNTMINKKNDLFNSEDNHCTNNIKQNCERIELCRKSNKNIKNRSPKVLKHSSYMETENKKKDSEMCYCILKDSISCNTITHQKENMAVKTLLMKKMPMNITHESRLNTDNNMLCKTPHIKKSLTAKTPKNGKALVRRPIVDSHRTPLKAVSQLETSKYQSPKNILKTTRNINRHTCI is encoded by the exons atgttgatttatgatattttacataaagaaacagtatatcattcaattattaatgatctTCGTAATTACGGagttaaatatcgtttaaaaaaaaatatatttaaaacagaaagattcgaagaaattaaacatatttcaaaaaaaatttttaaaatttctttgttatatCAACCATTAGATGTTGTGAATTTATCTTCTGGTGCCATTGTACATGTTCCTGTTTTTGTTAGCCAAGCATcaacatttttagaaaaatatattactcaaGAAGGATTATTCAGAAAAGCAGGATCACAGCTTAgacaaaaagaattaataatgcgTTTAGATAATGGTGGCAGTTTAGGAGAAAAACATCATGCTGTTGATGTAgctaattgtttaaaaactttttttagagATTTACCAGAACCATTAATTCCATATACATACCATGATTTATTTGTGCATTGTATTATGCTCAAAACTTATTGTGTACAAGCATTGTTATTAGCTTGCATCCTTTTACCACCTCatcatttaaatactttagcattttttatggaatttttaaaaaaagtgtcattatatgaaaaacaaaataaaatgagtATTGATAATTTAGCAAAAGTTATTGGACCAAATATTATGCCTTTACAAAAAACCACTATGTCTGCTGTACAAATGCGTCttgaattacatttaattgttGTTAag actttaattgaaaatgcaGAAAGTATTGGTGTTTTACCAGATCATATAACACAAGTTATTTCTATGGAAACAATTGGCAGTACAGATAATGAATTAGATATATCCGATCATTTACattcaaaatcgaaaaaaaaaaaacatcgcaGTGGAAGTCTTACAC GAATGTTTAATGgtttaaaaaagattgttaGTAAAAATGCTGCATCTGAAGATAATACATATGATAATCAAAAGATTCTTGAAAATACTGATTCAatacatatatcaaatattaaatccacaaaaaagaggaaagttgATTACTTAGATTCACCAAATACAAAGAAGAA aaaaattgcagataaaatagataaatccAAAAAGATTAGGCTTAGCTTGGATCGTTTTGTACCAAAAAAGCCA aaagctgttaatgaaaataaagaatcatgtacaaatattcttaatactcATACAAATCGACGTTGGAGTTCTGTTTATAATTCTCATGATTCACAAAGAACTTATAGATCATATAGCGATAGTTCAtcgcatttaaaattaattttaaaagataatgaaatatcaaatgatCTTCatagagaatataataatatgtttatcgATGCAGATGTTAATTTGTCAGATGATAGTGATGAGCAGGTCTTGTCAATAgaagaagataatattaaatatagcaATCGACATTCACGAATAAATTCAAGTTCAGAAGAACTAAAAATTTCAggtaattttgatcaaaaacatgtatattcaaaaagaaaactaaataattttgaaacatattCACATTTTCAAGTCACATCTATAAATAAACAGTCAGAGGAATATGTTACAATACCTAAAAGTgaatatgaagaaattaaaaatagagttTCGGCGATTGAATCTCGTCTTTCTCAAGAATTCAAATGCATAAATACCGaaaataatgagaataatgatgatttattattacattctgTAAAAAAAGTACAAACTGCATATGAAAAGACATTAGAAGAAGCTAGTATTGAAAATACAGTAACAGCCGATTATTTAGCTAAGAAACTtggtaaagaattaaaaattagaaaatcaagtgaacataaaattattagatctcCAAGCGCTCGAAAAATAGGAAGTTTAAGAAGAAGATCGCAAGAAAAAGTAATGag TAAACGTATTAGACGAAGTGCTTCATGGCATATTTCTCATGGATtgcaatcatatataaaagatcaagatttaaataatgccTATTCTCataatgaaaagattttttcactGAATTATACAAAAGACGATTCTTATTTACGACCTATATCTACTTCTTTttgggaagaagaaaaaaataatataattttaaataatgtacacAATgagtttaataattcaaatacatGTACAAAAGATCATCAAAATTCTGTTCAGCcaataaaaaatcgaacaaaTATGACGGTACGTCGAGTATCGTCTTTTCATGGTAATGAACTTACAAATGCAGCTATTTATTCcaacgataaaattgaaaaactgaAAAAGACAAATAGTcaacaaaatatgattttaaataaaacacctGTAACTAAATTAATTCCTAGATctgaaggaaagaagaaagtcATGTCTTGGAAAGATGCAGATAGATATTTTACATCagcaaatcaaataaattctcCAATTATTCAAACTGGCCGTGCATCAATTGCAAAATTAAGAACTCAGAATGCAGGAATGGTACTAGCTAAAGctaaattatttgatgaatGTACAACAAAAATATACGCTCAAAATACtatgataaataagaaaaatgatttatttaattcagaaGATAATCattgtacaaataatataaaacagaaCTGTGAACGAATTGAATTGTGtcgaaaatcaaataaaaatataaaaaatagaagtcCAAAAGTATTAAAACATTCTTCTTATATggaaacagaaaataaaaaaaaagatagtgaAATgtgttattgtattttaaaagattctaTATCATGTAATACAATTACtcatcaaaaagaaaatatggcTGTTAAAACATTGCTGATGAAAAAAATGCCTATGAATATAACTCATGAATCAAGATTAAATACTGATAATAATATGTTGTGTAAAACTCCACATATTAAGAAATCATTAACTGCAAAAACACCTAAAAATGGCAAGGCATTAGTGAGAAGACCTATAGTAGATTCTCATAGAACACCTTTAAAAGCTGTTAGTCAATTAGAaacttcaaaatatcaaagtcctaaaaatattttaaaaacaacaagaaatattaatagacatacatgtatttaa
- the LOC107994494 gene encoding rho GTPase-activating protein gacF-like isoform X1: MLIYDILHKETVYHSIINDLRNYGVKYRLKKNIFKTERFEEIKHISKKIFKISLLYQPLDVVNLSSGAIVHVPVFVSQASTFLEKYITQEGLFRKAGSQLRQKELIMRLDNGGSLGEKHHAVDVANCLKTFFRDLPEPLIPYTYHDLFVHCIMLKTYCVQALLLACILLPPHHLNTLAFFMEFLKKVSLYEKQNKMSIDNLAKVIGPNIMPLQKTTMSAVQMRLELHLIVVKTLIENAESIGVLPDHITQVISMETIGSTDNELDISDHLHSKSKKKKHRSGSLTRKPHLSASNLNLRMFNGLKKIVSKNAASEDNTYDNQKILENTDSIHISNIKSTKKRKVDYLDSPNTKKKKIADKIDKSKKIRLSLDRFVPKKPKAVNENKESCTNILNTHTNRRWSSVYNSHDSQRTYRSYSDSSSHLKLILKDNEISNDLHREYNNMFIDADVNLSDDSDEQVLSIEEDNIKYSNRHSRINSSSEELKISGNFDQKHVYSKRKLNNFETYSHFQVTSINKQSEEYVTIPKSEYEEIKNRVSAIESRLSQEFKCINTENNENNDDLLLHSVKKVQTAYEKTLEEASIENTVTADYLAKKLGKELKIRKSSEHKIIRSPSARKIGSLRRRSQEKVMSKRIRRSASWHISHGLQSYIKDQDLNNAYSHNEKIFSLNYTKDDSYLRPISTSFWEEEKNNIILNNVHNEFNNSNTCTKDHQNSVQPIKNRTNMTVRRVSSFHGNELTNAAIYSNDKIEKLKKTNSQQNMILNKTPVTKLIPRSEGKKKVMSWKDADRYFTSANQINSPIIQTGRASIAKLRTQNAGMVLAKAKLFDECTTKIYAQNTMINKKNDLFNSEDNHCTNNIKQNCERIELCRKSNKNIKNRSPKVLKHSSYMETENKKKDSEMCYCILKDSISCNTITHQKENMAVKTLLMKKMPMNITHESRLNTDNNMLCKTPHIKKSLTAKTPKNGKALVRRPIVDSHRTPLKAVSQLETSKYQSPKNILKTTRNINRHTCI, translated from the exons atgttgatttatgatattttacataaagaaacagtatatcattcaattattaatgatctTCGTAATTACGGagttaaatatcgtttaaaaaaaaatatatttaaaacagaaagattcgaagaaattaaacatatttcaaaaaaaatttttaaaatttctttgttatatCAACCATTAGATGTTGTGAATTTATCTTCTGGTGCCATTGTACATGTTCCTGTTTTTGTTAGCCAAGCATcaacatttttagaaaaatatattactcaaGAAGGATTATTCAGAAAAGCAGGATCACAGCTTAgacaaaaagaattaataatgcgTTTAGATAATGGTGGCAGTTTAGGAGAAAAACATCATGCTGTTGATGTAgctaattgtttaaaaactttttttagagATTTACCAGAACCATTAATTCCATATACATACCATGATTTATTTGTGCATTGTATTATGCTCAAAACTTATTGTGTACAAGCATTGTTATTAGCTTGCATCCTTTTACCACCTCatcatttaaatactttagcattttttatggaatttttaaaaaaagtgtcattatatgaaaaacaaaataaaatgagtATTGATAATTTAGCAAAAGTTATTGGACCAAATATTATGCCTTTACAAAAAACCACTATGTCTGCTGTACAAATGCGTCttgaattacatttaattgttGTTAag actttaattgaaaatgcaGAAAGTATTGGTGTTTTACCAGATCATATAACACAAGTTATTTCTATGGAAACAATTGGCAGTACAGATAATGAATTAGATATATCCGATCATTTACattcaaaatcgaaaaaaaaaaaacatcgcaGTGGAAGTCTTACACGTAAGCCACATCTAAGTGCCTCCAACCTCAATCTAA GAATGTTTAATGgtttaaaaaagattgttaGTAAAAATGCTGCATCTGAAGATAATACATATGATAATCAAAAGATTCTTGAAAATACTGATTCAatacatatatcaaatattaaatccacaaaaaagaggaaagttgATTACTTAGATTCACCAAATACAAAGAAGAA aaaaattgcagataaaatagataaatccAAAAAGATTAGGCTTAGCTTGGATCGTTTTGTACCAAAAAAGCCA aaagctgttaatgaaaataaagaatcatgtacaaatattcttaatactcATACAAATCGACGTTGGAGTTCTGTTTATAATTCTCATGATTCACAAAGAACTTATAGATCATATAGCGATAGTTCAtcgcatttaaaattaattttaaaagataatgaaatatcaaatgatCTTCatagagaatataataatatgtttatcgATGCAGATGTTAATTTGTCAGATGATAGTGATGAGCAGGTCTTGTCAATAgaagaagataatattaaatatagcaATCGACATTCACGAATAAATTCAAGTTCAGAAGAACTAAAAATTTCAggtaattttgatcaaaaacatgtatattcaaaaagaaaactaaataattttgaaacatattCACATTTTCAAGTCACATCTATAAATAAACAGTCAGAGGAATATGTTACAATACCTAAAAGTgaatatgaagaaattaaaaatagagttTCGGCGATTGAATCTCGTCTTTCTCAAGAATTCAAATGCATAAATACCGaaaataatgagaataatgatgatttattattacattctgTAAAAAAAGTACAAACTGCATATGAAAAGACATTAGAAGAAGCTAGTATTGAAAATACAGTAACAGCCGATTATTTAGCTAAGAAACTtggtaaagaattaaaaattagaaaatcaagtgaacataaaattattagatctcCAAGCGCTCGAAAAATAGGAAGTTTAAGAAGAAGATCGCAAGAAAAAGTAATGag TAAACGTATTAGACGAAGTGCTTCATGGCATATTTCTCATGGATtgcaatcatatataaaagatcaagatttaaataatgccTATTCTCataatgaaaagattttttcactGAATTATACAAAAGACGATTCTTATTTACGACCTATATCTACTTCTTTttgggaagaagaaaaaaataatataattttaaataatgtacacAATgagtttaataattcaaatacatGTACAAAAGATCATCAAAATTCTGTTCAGCcaataaaaaatcgaacaaaTATGACGGTACGTCGAGTATCGTCTTTTCATGGTAATGAACTTACAAATGCAGCTATTTATTCcaacgataaaattgaaaaactgaAAAAGACAAATAGTcaacaaaatatgattttaaataaaacacctGTAACTAAATTAATTCCTAGATctgaaggaaagaagaaagtcATGTCTTGGAAAGATGCAGATAGATATTTTACATCagcaaatcaaataaattctcCAATTATTCAAACTGGCCGTGCATCAATTGCAAAATTAAGAACTCAGAATGCAGGAATGGTACTAGCTAAAGctaaattatttgatgaatGTACAACAAAAATATACGCTCAAAATACtatgataaataagaaaaatgatttatttaattcagaaGATAATCattgtacaaataatataaaacagaaCTGTGAACGAATTGAATTGTGtcgaaaatcaaataaaaatataaaaaatagaagtcCAAAAGTATTAAAACATTCTTCTTATATggaaacagaaaataaaaaaaaagatagtgaAATgtgttattgtattttaaaagattctaTATCATGTAATACAATTACtcatcaaaaagaaaatatggcTGTTAAAACATTGCTGATGAAAAAAATGCCTATGAATATAACTCATGAATCAAGATTAAATACTGATAATAATATGTTGTGTAAAACTCCACATATTAAGAAATCATTAACTGCAAAAACACCTAAAAATGGCAAGGCATTAGTGAGAAGACCTATAGTAGATTCTCATAGAACACCTTTAAAAGCTGTTAGTCAATTAGAaacttcaaaatatcaaagtcctaaaaatattttaaaaacaacaagaaatattaatagacatacatgtatttaa
- the LOC108001737 gene encoding aldo-keto reductase family 1 member A1: MCLRNMLRYHMLRYRNYLFNTLTSQCIMYQFVNCFFITTQQRFLVQSSSDQLKKENMQTVQLLSGYDMPIVGLGTWQAKAEDIENVVTFALEIGYRHIDTAFNYNNEEAIGEVLKKWFEKGGKREDLFITSKLPHYGNRPSDVEKFINLSLKKLGLDYLDMYLIHMPFAFKLDENAYTPAVHEDGTYMLDLDTNPVSVWKEMEEQVRKGRTKSIGLSNFNEKQVLDIWENAQIKPSNLQIELHAYLQQNSLRQLCQMHNIIITAYSPLASPGAKIHLQTKYKHNIENFPDLLGHPTVQKISTEYKKSPAQILLRYLLQIGVVVIPKSSSLERVKTNIDLFNFSLKEEETKLLSTLDKGPRGRIFNFLFFKGVENHPHYPFKDEL, encoded by the exons ATGTGTCTAAGAAACATGCTTAGATATCATATGCTTAGatatcgtaattatttatttaatacattaactAGCCAATGTATAATGTATCAATTTGtcaattgttttttcataACAACTCAACAGCGATTTTTGGTACAATCATCat cagatcaattgaaaaaagaaaatatgcaaacAGTACAATTATTGTCAGGATATGATATGCCCATTGTGGGTTTAGGTACATGGCAG gcTAAAGCTgaagatattgaaaatgttGTGACATTTGCTCTAGAAATTGGCTATAGACATATTGATActgcatttaattataataatgaagaagCAATTGgagaagtattaaaaaaatggtttGAAAAAGGTGGAAAACGTGAAGATCTTTTCATCACTTCAAAg ttaccTCATTATGGAAATCGACCATCAgatgtagaaaaatttattaatttatcactgAAAAAACTTGGACTAGATTATTTAGATATGTACTTAATCCATATGCCTTTTGCTTTTAAGTTAGATGAAAATGCTTATACTCCAGCAGTTCATGAAGATGGAACTTACATGTTAGATCTTGATACAAATCCTGTTTCAGTGTGGAag gAAATGGAAGAACAAGTAAGAAAAGGTCGTACAAAATCTATAGGTTTAAGTAACTTTAACGAAAAACAGGTGTTAGATATATGGGAAAATGCACAAATTAAACCAAGTAACTTACAA atagaaTTACATGCATATCTACAACAAAATTCGCTTCGACAATTGTGTCAAATGCACAATATCATTATAACAGCCTATAGTCCTTTGGCATCACCTGGAGCTAAAATTCATcttcaaacaaaatataaacataatattgaaaatttcccaGACCTTCTAGGACATCCAACAGTACAAAAAATAAGcacagaatataaaaaatcaccagcacaaattttattacgttacTTATTGCAAATAGGTGTTGTTGTAATACCAAAAAGTTCATCTTTAGAAAGAgtgaaaacaaatattgacttatttaatttttcattaaaagaagaagaaacaaaactTTTAAGTACTTTAGACAAAGGTCCAcgtggaagaatttttaattttttgttttttaaagg GGTTGAAAATCATCCACATTATCCATTTAAGGATGAATTATAa